A DNA window from Candidatus Sulfidibacterium hydrothermale contains the following coding sequences:
- a CDS encoding DDE-type integrase/transposase/recombinase, with product MIYQIREDHPTMGIRDMYYKLRPQTMGRDRFEAFCKSEGLTVAKVKNWRRTTDSTGVVRFDNLLKSMTLTGINQAWQSDITYYEINSRFYYITFIEDSYSRRILGHSVSKRLTTEQTTLPALQKAIKLRMKENTMTTGIVFHSDGGGQYYDKAFLKLTQKEGFKNSMCEYPWENGKVERLNGVIKNNYLNHRQINSFEELQKEVDRTVLLYNQEKPHIELQRKSPNEFEKSYLCNGQQSFSL from the coding sequence ATGATTTATCAAATACGAGAGGATCATCCTACAATGGGAATACGGGATATGTATTATAAGTTACGTCCCCAGACCATGGGCAGAGACCGGTTTGAAGCCTTTTGCAAATCAGAAGGGTTAACGGTAGCAAAGGTAAAAAACTGGCGAAGAACCACCGATAGCACAGGCGTTGTCCGGTTTGATAATTTATTAAAAAGCATGACTTTAACCGGAATTAATCAGGCATGGCAAAGTGATATTACCTACTATGAAATAAACAGCAGATTCTATTACATCACTTTTATTGAAGATTCCTATTCCAGACGGATTTTAGGTCATTCTGTTTCAAAAAGGCTGACTACAGAACAGACTACATTACCGGCTTTACAGAAGGCTATTAAACTTCGGATGAAGGAAAACACAATGACAACCGGTATTGTATTTCACTCAGACGGAGGGGGTCAATATTACGACAAGGCTTTTTTAAAGCTGACTCAAAAAGAAGGCTTTAAAAACAGCATGTGCGAATACCCGTGGGAGAACGGGAAAGTAGAAAGACTAAACGGGGTTATAAAAAACAATTACCTGAACCATCGTCAGATAAACAGTTTTGAAGAACTTCAAAAAGAGGTTGACCGAACCGTGTTACTTTACAACCAGGAAAAGCCTCATATAGAGTTACAACGAAAAAGCCCCAATGAATTTGAAAAAAGTTATCTTTGTAATGGACAACAATCCTTCAGTCTCTAA
- a CDS encoding IS3 family transposase — MNRKEEISVKRQCELLEVNRSSFYYVPRQEGSYNQELMKLIDKQYMKTPFYGVMRMTTYLRNIGYPVNAKRVRRLYRLMDLQAIGPRPNTSKPHKGEGHTVFPYLLRNLEITHSNQVWAMDITYVPVGNGYMYLFAIIDLYSRYIVGWSLSNTMTTQWCKQTLEQAIKDHGKPKMINTDQGSQFTATEFTEFVTGKGITFSMDGKGRAIDNIFIERFWRNIKYEKLYLEPSEDGLELYEKIKDYIEFYNTQRPHQSLAYKMPVKVFKQAA, encoded by the coding sequence GTGAACAGGAAAGAAGAAATAAGCGTCAAACGGCAATGCGAACTTTTAGAAGTAAACCGCAGCAGCTTCTACTATGTTCCCCGACAAGAGGGTTCTTACAATCAGGAACTGATGAAGCTGATAGACAAGCAATACATGAAAACACCTTTTTATGGAGTCATGCGCATGACCACCTATCTGCGAAACATAGGGTATCCGGTCAATGCCAAACGCGTACGACGATTGTACCGGCTTATGGATTTGCAAGCCATCGGCCCACGTCCAAATACGAGCAAGCCCCATAAGGGGGAAGGCCATACGGTATTTCCCTATTTGTTGCGGAATTTAGAAATAACCCATTCCAACCAGGTCTGGGCGATGGATATTACCTATGTTCCCGTTGGCAACGGTTATATGTACCTTTTTGCCATCATAGACCTTTACAGCAGGTATATCGTAGGGTGGTCATTGTCGAATACCATGACAACCCAATGGTGCAAACAGACTTTGGAGCAAGCCATAAAGGATCATGGCAAACCTAAAATGATTAATACCGATCAGGGAAGCCAGTTTACAGCAACAGAATTTACGGAGTTTGTAACCGGTAAGGGGATTACTTTCAGTATGGATGGTAAAGGTCGAGCCATAGATAATATTTTTATAGAGAGGTTTTGGAGAAACATAAAATACGAAAAGTTATATTTGGAACCATCGGAAGACGGACTGGAATTATATGAGAAAATTAAAGATTACATAGAGTTCTACAACACGCAAAGACCCCATCAGTCATTAGCGTATAAAATGCCTGTAAAAGTGTTCAAACAGGCTGCTTAG
- a CDS encoding transposase, translating into MKKRKKYTSRFKTKVVLEALQERETIQELGRKYGLHPNQISTWKSQFLSSASSVFEKGTKKEDVEKEKEALFKKVGQLQMEVDFLKKVLGK; encoded by the coding sequence ATGAAAAAGAGAAAAAAGTACACATCAAGGTTCAAAACGAAAGTAGTATTGGAAGCCCTGCAGGAAAGAGAAACGATTCAGGAACTGGGGAGGAAATACGGATTACACCCGAATCAGATTTCTACCTGGAAGAGCCAGTTTTTATCATCAGCATCATCGGTATTTGAAAAGGGTACTAAGAAAGAAGATGTTGAAAAAGAGAAAGAAGCCCTGTTTAAGAAAGTAGGCCAACTGCAAATGGAAGTTGACTTCTTAAAAAAAGTGTTGGGGAAATAG
- a CDS encoding transposase: MATRRQFKMTTAERRRRHFSDSFKIQKVREIETGKTKVSEISKQYEVTTTNVYRWLNKFGTMKDKKEKLIIETDSDTRQLLELKKKVAELERIIGQKQILIDFKDKMIELAEETYGVDIKKKFSTRPSNISGTTENNTDTA, from the coding sequence ATGGCAACAAGAAGACAATTTAAAATGACCACCGCCGAGCGAAGGCGTCGTCATTTCAGCGACAGTTTCAAGATTCAAAAAGTCAGGGAAATAGAAACAGGCAAAACAAAAGTTTCCGAAATTAGCAAACAATATGAAGTAACCACTACTAACGTTTATCGGTGGTTAAACAAATTCGGAACTATGAAAGACAAGAAAGAGAAACTTATTATTGAAACAGATAGTGACACAAGGCAGCTATTGGAACTCAAAAAGAAAGTAGCAGAACTTGAACGGATAATCGGCCAAAAGCAAATCCTGATTGATTTCAAAGATAAGATGATAGAACTGGCAGAAGAGACCTATGGCGTAGATATAAAAAAAAAGTTTTCTACCCGACCCTCGAATATTTCTGGCACCACAGAGAACAATACCGATACAGCATGA
- a CDS encoding IS256 family transposase has translation MKRIHFTQEQITKILGEIAEKEGGYQEVLKISLEAMMRAEREEHNKSEGDMSNGYRIRRTFGQGKILELQVPRSRKGHFYPILLSLLRDQEEECRRMAFSLYGAGLTTEQVGNIFGEIYGRQYSTSQISRMFEFARSDVQRWLQRPLEPYYPILYIDATFIYTRRIDHVSKEAYYTILGVRKDRTREVLAVVNFPTESAQAWEDVFIDLKSRGMKQAGLIVCDSLSSIETSIWKHFPGTEVQLCTIHLQRNVQKRIKPKDKAQVADDFKDVFRTGDRYDNKSKGWERWVNFCNKWGRYYPSIKRMVYNQRYKLYFTYLDYDYRIHSMIYSTNWIERLNRDYKRTTRMRGALPNPEATILLLGYVAMTRSAYQRKLPKINYETEKLQWEE, from the coding sequence ATGAAAAGAATACACTTTACACAGGAGCAAATTACAAAGATTTTAGGAGAAATTGCAGAAAAAGAAGGAGGATATCAGGAAGTTTTAAAAATTAGTCTTGAAGCGATGATGCGCGCCGAACGGGAAGAGCACAATAAATCGGAAGGCGACATGAGCAACGGCTACCGCATACGCAGGACATTTGGACAGGGAAAGATATTAGAACTACAGGTTCCACGAAGTCGCAAAGGGCATTTTTATCCGATTTTGTTAAGTCTGTTACGAGACCAGGAAGAAGAATGCAGGCGGATGGCTTTCAGTTTGTATGGTGCGGGATTGACCACGGAACAAGTAGGGAATATCTTTGGGGAGATATACGGCAGGCAGTACAGCACAAGTCAGATTAGCAGGATGTTTGAGTTTGCCCGTTCCGATGTACAAAGGTGGTTGCAAAGGCCATTAGAACCTTACTATCCGATATTATACATTGATGCCACCTTTATCTACACACGCAGAATAGACCATGTAAGTAAAGAAGCTTATTACACTATTCTGGGGGTACGCAAAGACCGTACACGAGAGGTTCTGGCTGTTGTCAACTTTCCTACCGAGAGTGCTCAGGCGTGGGAAGATGTGTTTATCGATTTAAAAAGTCGAGGGATGAAACAAGCCGGTTTAATCGTATGCGATAGTCTTTCATCAATAGAAACATCTATATGGAAACATTTCCCGGGTACAGAAGTTCAATTATGTACCATTCATCTGCAACGCAACGTACAAAAACGCATTAAGCCAAAAGATAAAGCACAGGTGGCAGATGATTTTAAGGATGTATTTCGTACAGGGGATCGTTATGATAATAAATCCAAAGGATGGGAACGTTGGGTAAACTTTTGCAATAAATGGGGCCGCTATTACCCTTCGATAAAGCGAATGGTTTATAATCAACGCTACAAACTCTACTTTACCTATCTTGATTATGATTACAGAATTCACAGTATGATTTACTCAACCAATTGGATAGAACGTCTCAACAGAGATTATAAAAGAACAACGCGTATGCGGGGAGCTTTGCCTAATCCGGAGGCAACTATATTGTTGCTGGGATATGTTGCTATGACAAGAAGTGCATACCAAAGAAAGTTACCGAAAATAAATTATGAAACGGAAAAATTACAATGGGAAGAATGA
- a CDS encoding rhomboid family intramembrane serine protease translates to MAFGFSPKHVKEYDIENLDHNYFLVLAIEAALKLKWNVGFVSETGFIAYTMFSWASWGEEISIKIKDNKVYVKSEITGLQLIDWGKNKKNIEKLFLTIEDLKKVLTKEDIESKRIELKQKYFSKEKNSLNKPVSTTKSKITDFPSIFKPTDGYFATPILISLNTLIFLVMVTSGVNILLPEKQSIINWGANFRPLTLDGQWWRLFTACFIHIGIFHLLMNMYALLFIGLLLEPYLGKTRFFTAYLIAGIAASVTSLWWNNFTMISAGASGAIFGMYGVFLALLTTNLLDKSIKKPLLISIAVFVGYNILNGFKPNSGIDNAGHIGGLITGLIIGYAFIPSLKHDENTGIKFSTIGILTTVLLVSSVLIYKSLPNDFAIYETKLKKFAEIESMALEVYHLPKGTPNKVILSELKDRGIYYWNEDLKLVNSFEKLNLPRGIREKNRLLKKYCELRLKNYKLIYKAIKENTDRYTNQINKYNQKIEAIIKELTARP, encoded by the coding sequence ATGGCATTTGGATTTTCACCAAAACATGTTAAAGAATATGATATTGAAAATTTAGATCATAATTATTTTTTAGTGTTAGCAATCGAAGCGGCATTAAAACTAAAATGGAATGTTGGCTTTGTATCTGAAACAGGATTTATTGCATATACGATGTTTTCATGGGCGTCATGGGGCGAAGAAATATCTATAAAAATTAAGGACAATAAAGTATACGTAAAAAGTGAGATTACGGGCTTACAATTAATCGATTGGGGTAAAAACAAGAAGAATATTGAAAAATTATTTTTAACAATAGAAGATTTAAAAAAAGTTCTAACAAAAGAGGATATAGAATCTAAACGCATTGAATTAAAGCAAAAATATTTCTCCAAAGAAAAAAATAGTCTTAATAAACCTGTTTCGACAACAAAAAGTAAAATAACTGACTTCCCATCAATTTTTAAACCAACAGATGGATATTTTGCCACGCCTATTTTAATTAGTCTAAACACGCTGATATTTCTTGTTATGGTAACATCAGGCGTTAATATTTTGTTACCCGAAAAACAAAGTATAATAAACTGGGGGGCAAATTTCAGGCCACTAACGCTTGACGGCCAATGGTGGAGGCTTTTCACCGCTTGTTTTATACATATTGGTATTTTTCACTTGCTAATGAATATGTATGCCCTGCTTTTTATAGGCTTATTACTTGAACCTTATCTGGGAAAAACAAGATTTTTCACCGCATATTTAATCGCAGGTATTGCTGCAAGCGTAACCAGCTTATGGTGGAATAACTTTACAATGATAAGTGCCGGTGCATCTGGAGCAATCTTCGGAATGTATGGAGTTTTTCTTGCTTTATTGACTACAAACCTACTCGACAAATCGATAAAAAAACCATTACTGATAAGTATCGCTGTTTTCGTAGGATACAACATCCTTAATGGATTTAAACCAAATAGCGGAATAGACAATGCCGGCCATATTGGAGGCCTAATAACAGGACTTATAATTGGTTATGCTTTTATACCAAGTTTAAAACACGATGAAAATACTGGCATCAAATTTTCCACAATAGGTATTTTAACTACAGTATTACTGGTTTCTTCGGTATTAATATATAAGTCATTACCAAATGACTTTGCAATTTATGAAACAAAGCTGAAAAAGTTTGCTGAAATAGAGTCGATGGCTTTAGAGGTTTACCATTTACCCAAAGGGACACCAAATAAAGTGATTTTATCAGAATTAAAAGACCGAGGAATTTATTACTGGAACGAAGACCTGAAACTTGTTAACAGCTTTGAAAAGCTAAATCTGCCACGAGGAATAAGAGAAAAAAATCGTTTGCTGAAAAAATATTGTGAACTACGGCTTAAAAATTACAAACTCATTTACAAAGCGATTAAGGAAAATACAGATAGATATACTAACCAAATCAATAAATACAACCAAAAAATAGAAGCAATTATCAAAGAATTAACAGCACGACCTTAA
- the crcB gene encoding fluoride efflux transporter CrcB: MIIKLLAVAFGGSIGAVLRFLVYEIIDNKFHSDFPWATLTVNLVGALVIGFLWGYFARSYVSPGMRLMIFVGILGSFTTFSTFAFDNFSLIRSGDYIYLTVYFLATNIFGIGLAVGGYLLSKAF, translated from the coding sequence ATGATTATTAAACTTTTGGCTGTGGCTTTTGGCGGGAGCATTGGCGCAGTATTACGATTTTTGGTTTATGAAATTATTGACAATAAATTTCATAGTGATTTTCCCTGGGCTACACTCACGGTTAATTTGGTGGGTGCCCTGGTGATTGGTTTTTTGTGGGGATATTTTGCCCGTTCTTATGTTTCTCCCGGGATGCGGTTGATGATTTTTGTGGGAATACTGGGGAGTTTTACCACGTTTTCCACTTTTGCATTCGATAATTTTAGCTTAATACGAAGTGGCGACTATATTTATCTCACGGTCTATTTTCTTGCCACTAACATTTTCGGAATAGGTCTTGCTGTAGGTGGTTATTTACTCTCAAAAGCTTTTTAA
- a CDS encoding DUF493 domain-containing protein, which yields MTNSENKEQLPLQMQGETLQFPVTYRLKAVMTTGQSDAENRKQLSRVFETLKIGYLYHGTNRSRKGSYVSFTYEITLNSKETMDQLYVLLKEIENLKFAL from the coding sequence ATGACCAATTCGGAAAATAAGGAGCAATTGCCGCTTCAAATGCAGGGAGAAACTTTACAGTTTCCGGTAACTTACCGTTTAAAGGCGGTCATGACAACCGGGCAGAGTGATGCGGAGAACCGGAAACAGCTCAGCCGTGTTTTTGAAACGCTGAAAATAGGATATCTCTATCACGGAACGAATCGAAGCCGGAAGGGATCATACGTAAGTTTTACCTATGAAATCACCTTAAACAGCAAAGAAACAATGGACCAGCTATATGTTTTGTTAAAAGAAATTGAAAATCTGAAATTTGCTTTATAA
- a CDS encoding alpha-ketoacid dehydrogenase subunit alpha/beta: MEESEKGIAARHLSREEILRDYRIACESREVSLLGRREVLTGKAKFGIFGDGKEIPQLAMAKVFEEGDWRSGYYRDQTFMLAAGMMTLEEFFAQLYGDTDLDANPAHGGRLMNNHFASRSLDEKGNWKDLTRQKNSAPDSSPTASQMPRLLGLALASKLFKQEKSFQKQSLFSRKGREVAFGTIGDASTSEGHFFEVINAAGVLQVPMAVSVWDDQWGISVPNKLQTTKGNISKILSGFQKEKDTNGIVLFSAPCFDYPLLVETYRKGIALCREKQVPVLFHITGCTQPQGHSTSGSHERYKTAQQLQNEKERDGIVQMRKWMLKNSLATEDELYAIEQEAKARAKEARKNAWNHYMKPLKEKRAVLLKLLDHNCDCGKKNELLTIKKTLQRTGDPIRKDIYSAARQTLRYLCDSCEVNGRPLKETIREWLVNELKDSRKRYSSHLYSESEQAAEKVVPVAPVFDGEKRVPGREILRDNFDYIFAHNPLVVAFGEDVGKIGGVNQTFEGLQDKYGSHRIFDSGIREASIVGEGLGMALRGLRPIAEIQYFDYILYALQVMSDDIATMHYRSRGGHKVPLIISTRGHRLEGIWHAGSPLSMVINSIRGIHVAVPRNMTQAAGFYNTYLASDQPVLIIEPLNGYRLREKRPVNIGEYRIAPGVPEILRTGNDVTLVTYGSDVRIAQDAVRQLESFGVDVELIDVQTLIPFDIQGVILNSLKKTNKIIFFDEDVPGGATAYMMQKVLEEQRGFYHLDMKPRTITARAHRAAYGTDGDYFSNPNAEDVFEVTYDMMHQYDPQRFPDIF, encoded by the coding sequence ATGGAAGAGTCAGAAAAAGGGATTGCTGCACGGCATCTTTCCCGTGAAGAAATTTTAAGGGATTACCGGATCGCTTGCGAAAGCCGCGAAGTTTCTTTGTTGGGGCGTCGGGAAGTACTGACCGGAAAAGCCAAATTCGGCATTTTTGGAGATGGAAAAGAAATTCCGCAACTCGCTATGGCCAAGGTTTTTGAAGAAGGTGACTGGCGCTCAGGATATTATCGTGATCAGACCTTTATGCTGGCTGCCGGAATGATGACGCTGGAAGAGTTTTTTGCCCAATTGTATGGTGATACGGATCTGGATGCCAATCCGGCACATGGCGGCCGTCTGATGAACAATCATTTTGCCAGCCGGAGCCTTGACGAAAAAGGAAACTGGAAAGATTTAACCCGGCAGAAAAACAGTGCTCCTGACTCCTCTCCTACGGCCAGCCAGATGCCCCGGTTGCTGGGACTTGCTCTTGCATCTAAATTATTTAAACAGGAAAAATCTTTCCAAAAACAATCGCTTTTTAGCCGGAAAGGCCGTGAAGTGGCTTTCGGAACCATTGGCGATGCTTCTACTTCCGAAGGTCATTTTTTTGAAGTGATCAATGCGGCAGGTGTGCTGCAGGTTCCTATGGCCGTTTCGGTTTGGGATGACCAGTGGGGTATTTCTGTTCCGAACAAATTACAAACTACCAAAGGCAATATTTCCAAGATTCTGTCGGGTTTTCAGAAAGAAAAAGATACAAACGGTATTGTCCTTTTTTCCGCACCGTGCTTTGATTATCCTTTGTTGGTCGAAACCTACCGGAAAGGAATTGCTTTGTGCCGGGAAAAACAGGTTCCGGTCTTATTTCATATTACCGGCTGTACTCAGCCACAAGGACACTCTACTTCCGGCTCACATGAACGATATAAAACCGCACAACAGTTACAAAATGAAAAAGAACGCGATGGAATTGTTCAAATGCGGAAATGGATGCTGAAAAACAGCCTGGCTACTGAAGATGAACTTTATGCCATAGAACAGGAAGCCAAAGCAAGAGCCAAAGAAGCGCGGAAAAATGCCTGGAACCACTATATGAAACCGCTCAAAGAAAAGAGAGCGGTTTTATTGAAACTTCTTGACCATAATTGTGACTGTGGTAAAAAGAATGAGCTTTTGACCATTAAGAAAACCTTGCAGCGGACAGGTGATCCCATCCGTAAGGACATCTATTCTGCAGCCCGCCAAACGCTCCGGTATTTGTGTGATTCGTGCGAGGTAAACGGACGGCCACTGAAAGAAACCATTCGCGAATGGCTTGTTAATGAGTTGAAAGACAGTCGTAAACGTTACAGTTCTCATCTTTATAGTGAGTCGGAACAGGCCGCCGAGAAAGTCGTGCCGGTGGCACCGGTTTTTGACGGTGAAAAAAGGGTTCCCGGCCGTGAAATTTTGCGTGATAATTTCGATTATATCTTTGCCCATAATCCTCTTGTAGTAGCCTTTGGCGAAGATGTGGGGAAAATTGGCGGAGTGAATCAAACCTTTGAAGGTTTGCAAGATAAGTATGGCAGTCATCGTATTTTTGATTCCGGAATTCGTGAGGCCAGCATCGTGGGTGAAGGTCTCGGAATGGCTTTGCGTGGATTGCGTCCCATTGCAGAAATACAGTATTTCGATTATATTTTGTATGCCTTGCAGGTGATGAGTGATGATATTGCTACGATGCATTACCGGAGCCGTGGCGGGCACAAAGTGCCATTGATCATCAGCACCCGCGGACACCGTTTGGAAGGAATCTGGCACGCCGGATCGCCCCTGAGCATGGTTATTAATTCTATTCGTGGTATCCATGTGGCGGTTCCGCGAAACATGACCCAGGCTGCCGGATTTTACAATACTTATCTGGCGTCGGACCAGCCGGTTCTGATTATAGAACCGTTAAACGGATACCGCTTGCGCGAGAAACGGCCTGTAAATATTGGAGAATACCGTATTGCCCCCGGTGTACCTGAAATTTTACGGACGGGTAATGATGTGACTTTGGTTACCTACGGCTCGGATGTCCGTATTGCCCAGGATGCGGTTCGTCAGTTGGAAAGTTTTGGTGTGGATGTGGAACTTATTGATGTGCAGACGCTGATACCATTCGATATTCAGGGTGTTATCCTAAATTCGCTGAAAAAGACCAATAAGATTATCTTTTTTGATGAAGATGTTCCGGGGGGAGCTACGGCTTACATGATGCAGAAAGTTTTGGAAGAGCAACGCGGATTTTATCATCTTGATATGAAACCCCGGACCATTACAGCAAGAGCACACCGGGCTGCTTATGGTACAGATGGCGATTATTTCTCGAATCCGAATGCCGAGGATGTTTTTGAAGTGACTTATGATATGATGCATCAGTATGATCCACAGCGTTTTCCGGATATTTTCTAA
- the ppk2 gene encoding polyphosphate kinase 2: MKAKSHYFNKHGKLRTKIYEAKLKELQIELVKLQEWVKAKGKKVVVIFEGRDAAGKGGVIKRITERLNPRVVRVVALGIPTEKEKTQWYFQRYVPHLPAAGEMVLFDRSWYNRAGVERVMGFCTDDEYWDFLRACPNFEKMLIRSGITIIKYWFSVSEEEQEKRFQARLKDPTKRWKLSPIDIKSRSLWVEYSKAKDDMFSYTDTKICPWYVVNADDKKRARINTIHHLLSLIPYEDLTPEPMELPPRKKEKGYVRPPMQEQTFVPDIFEKEE; encoded by the coding sequence ATGAAAGCAAAATCACACTATTTCAACAAACATGGTAAATTAAGAACCAAGATTTATGAAGCGAAACTGAAAGAGTTGCAGATCGAACTGGTTAAATTACAGGAATGGGTAAAAGCCAAAGGGAAAAAGGTGGTGGTCATTTTTGAAGGTCGCGATGCCGCCGGAAAGGGGGGAGTGATTAAAAGAATTACCGAACGGTTGAATCCGCGTGTGGTAAGAGTCGTTGCGCTGGGTATTCCTACGGAGAAAGAAAAAACCCAATGGTATTTCCAGCGGTATGTTCCTCATTTGCCAGCTGCCGGCGAAATGGTTCTTTTTGACCGGTCATGGTACAACCGGGCCGGTGTGGAACGGGTGATGGGATTTTGTACCGATGACGAATACTGGGATTTTCTGAGGGCTTGTCCCAATTTCGAGAAGATGCTCATCCGTTCCGGAATAACCATTATCAAGTACTGGTTTTCGGTAAGTGAAGAAGAACAGGAAAAACGGTTTCAGGCCCGGCTGAAAGACCCTACCAAACGCTGGAAACTTAGTCCTATAGACATTAAATCAAGAAGTTTATGGGTAGAATATTCCAAAGCCAAAGACGATATGTTTTCGTACACCGATACCAAAATTTGCCCCTGGTATGTAGTAAATGCTGATGACAAAAAACGGGCAAGAATCAATACGATTCACCATTTGCTCAGCTTGATTCCTTATGAAGATTTGACCCCTGAGCCCATGGAATTGCCCCCTCGGAAAAAAGAAAAAGGTTACGTCCGCCCGCCTATGCAGGAACAGACTTTTGTTCCGGATATCTTCGAAAAAGAGGAATAA
- a CDS encoding GNAT family N-acetyltransferase — protein MQVAVIVANQSHEKYAQAVCDMIEEAAKLRGTGIAKRKPEYIREKIHKGNAVIALEGEKIVGFCYIESWQGHQFVANSGLIVHPDYRKTGLAKKIKTEIFQLSRKKFPNSKIFGITTSLAVMKINSELGYKPVTFSELTTDETFWKGCESCKNYDILCRTGRKMCLCTGMVYDPAKEKTADSLQKKQKNSSWEQFKKFLKTQRERFPVKKSLYPKISKILHK, from the coding sequence ATGCAAGTTGCTGTGATAGTGGCTAATCAAAGTCACGAAAAATATGCACAGGCCGTATGCGATATGATAGAAGAGGCGGCTAAACTCAGGGGAACAGGTATTGCCAAAAGAAAACCGGAATACATCCGGGAAAAAATCCATAAAGGCAATGCCGTTATTGCACTGGAAGGCGAAAAAATTGTTGGGTTCTGCTATATCGAAAGCTGGCAAGGACATCAATTTGTAGCGAATTCCGGTCTGATCGTTCACCCCGATTACCGGAAAACCGGACTGGCTAAAAAAATAAAGACGGAAATCTTTCAGCTGTCACGGAAAAAATTCCCGAATTCAAAGATTTTCGGCATTACAACCAGCCTGGCAGTGATGAAAATCAATTCGGAATTAGGATACAAGCCGGTAACTTTCTCGGAACTCACCACCGATGAAACTTTCTGGAAAGGATGCGAAAGTTGTAAGAATTACGACATTCTTTGCCGGACAGGACGAAAGATGTGCCTGTGTACCGGTATGGTTTACGATCCGGCAAAAGAAAAAACAGCCGATTCGCTCCAAAAGAAACAGAAAAACAGTTCGTGGGAACAATTTAAAAAGTTTCTGAAAACACAACGCGAACGTTTTCCTGTAAAAAAATCACTTTACCCCAAAATCAGTAAAATATTACACAAATAA
- the argG gene encoding argininosuccinate synthase: protein MKKKVLLAFSGGLDTSYCVKYFIHDKDLEVHTAIVNTGGFSPEELKKIEEHALKLGAKTHQTIDGTADFYDHIVKYLIFGNILKNNTYPLSVSAERIYQAKALAEYAKKIGADYIAHGSTGAGNDQIRFDLVFQLVAPELEILTPVRNQVLSRQDEIAYLKKYGVTVQWEKSKYSLNKGLWGTSIGGKETLTSHEALPEEAFLSHVEETEPKTIEIGFEKGEIVTLNGKNIHPVEAIQKIDQWASAYAIGRDMHTGDTIIGIKGRIGFEAAAASVIIKSHHVLEKHTLTKWQLYWKEQLANWYGMFLHEAQYFEPVMRNIENFLTDTQKNVTGTVKVKFIPYRFEVLGIQSEHDLMNSGFGDYGEINKAWTGEDVKGFIKIMSNPMKIYQKVNGTL, encoded by the coding sequence ATGAAGAAAAAAGTATTGCTTGCCTTTAGCGGAGGACTCGACACATCGTATTGCGTAAAATATTTTATTCATGATAAAGATCTTGAAGTACATACCGCTATTGTGAACACCGGCGGATTTTCACCCGAAGAGCTCAAAAAAATTGAAGAACATGCGTTGAAACTGGGAGCCAAAACCCACCAAACCATTGATGGTACAGCCGATTTTTACGACCACATCGTTAAATACCTGATATTTGGTAATATCCTGAAAAACAACACATACCCATTATCCGTAAGTGCCGAGCGCATTTACCAGGCCAAAGCGCTGGCCGAATACGCCAAAAAAATAGGAGCCGATTATATTGCCCACGGCAGCACGGGTGCCGGAAACGACCAGATTCGTTTCGATTTGGTCTTCCAACTGGTGGCTCCTGAGCTGGAAATTCTTACCCCGGTTCGCAACCAGGTGTTAAGCCGCCAGGATGAAATTGCTTATCTGAAAAAATACGGCGTGACCGTTCAATGGGAAAAATCAAAATACTCACTCAATAAAGGACTTTGGGGAACCAGCATCGGGGGAAAAGAAACCCTGACATCGCATGAAGCCTTACCCGAAGAGGCTTTTCTTTCGCATGTCGAAGAAACAGAACCCAAAACCATTGAAATCGGTTTTGAAAAAGGCGAAATCGTTACGCTCAACGGCAAAAACATCCACCCGGTGGAAGCCATCCAAAAAATTGACCAATGGGCATCAGCCTACGCTATCGGCCGGGATATGCACACCGGCGATACCATTATTGGCATCAAAGGCCGTATCGGCTTTGAAGCCGCCGCCGCATCGGTTATTATAAAATCACATCATGTACTTGAAAAACATACGCTTACCAAATGGCAACTCTATTGGAAAGAACAACTGGCCAATTGGTACGGCATGTTCCTGCACGAAGCTCAATATTTTGAACCGGTGATGCGAAATATCGAAAACTTCCTGACCGATACCCAGAAAAATGTTACCGGTACCGTGAAAGTAAAATTTATTCCTTACCGTTTTGAAGTATTGGGAATTCAGTCTGAACATGATCTGATGAATTCGGGTTTTGGCGATTACGGTGAAATCAATAAAGCCTGGACCGGAGAAGACGTAAAAGGCTTCATCAAAATCATGAGCAACCCGATGAAAATTTATCAAAAAGTAAACGGAACGTTATGA